TCTCCGACTTTTGAGATTGCCTCAATGGCCTGATTAAAATCATGCCAATGGCCCGGATCCACCATGAAAGTGGCTCTAATAGACACCTCATAAAAAAGCCCTATGCAGCTTGGGATGCGTCCTCAACCGGCACCACCAGGGGGTAGCCCTTATGCCGGATAATTTCAACCGGCAGTCCGTATACCTTGGTAAGCAGTCCTGACCGGATATCTTGAATTTTTCCCGCCCCGAACACGGTGTGATTTTTTAAGCAGATATATTGGTCCGCATACCGCAGCGCCGAATTCAGGTCATGCATGGTCATGATCACAGCAAGGTTGTGGTTCTGCACAATACCCCGGACAAGCGTTAAAATCCGCGTCTGATTTTTTAAGTCCAGACTGGAGGTGGGCTCGTCCAGCAGCAGAATATCGGTTTCCTGGACCAAGGCCCTGGCAATGGCCACCTGCTGCAACTCTCCGCCGGAAAGTTCGTACAAATTTTTAAGGGCCATGTGGGTCAGGTTCAGATGCTCCAACACCGACCCGACTTTTCTCAAATCTTCTTTAGTGGCCGTAAACCGCATATGGGGATAGCGCCCCATGAGGACGGCGTCAAACACCGTAATCTTACCGGCTTCATTATACTGGGCCACGTAACTGATCTCTTTGGCAATCTGGCGGATATCCATGGCTTTCAACGGTTGGCCTTTTACATGGATCCGGCCCGTTGACGGACTTAATATTTTATTTAGACATTTAAGTAATGTGGTTTTACCCACACCGTTGGGTCCTAATATTACGGTGATTTCACCCCGGGGAATGGAAAAGCTGATATCCTCAAGAATTTTAAGGGATTTATACTTAAAATCAATTTGGTTAACTGTCAAAATCATCTGGGATTGCCCTTTATAATAAGGTAAATAAAAACCGGTGCCCCCAGAAATGCCGTAAAAATAGAGACCGGCAGCACATGGGGGAGCATCACAAGACGTGCCGTCATATCTGCAGCCAGAAGAATCAAGGCCCCGGCCAGAATGGACGCCGGCAGCAGAAACCGGTGATCGTCGCCGATGATGCGCCGCACAATGTGAGGGGCAGCCAGGCCCACAAAACTGATGATCCCCACAAAGCTGATGATCAAAGCCGTCATCAAAGAGGCGGCCAGCATACCGGAAAGCCGGACCCATTCGACCCGGATGCCGATGCCTTTGGCGCTTTCATCCCCAAGGGCCATACCGTTGTAATCCCGGGATTTTACCAGGAAAAAACACAGCAGGGCAACCACAACCGGCGCCACCAGCGCAATGTCGTTCCAATCCGCCCGGGCCAGGTCACCGAAGGTCCAGAATACCATGGCTGCCAGCTGCACATCATCGGCAAAAAACTGCAGCAGCATGGTCCCGGCAGTAAACAGGGAACCCAATGCCACGCCGGTAAGCACCATGACCTGGGGAGATGCCCCTTTTCTGCCGGCTATAAAAATGATGACCAACGCAGTGAGAATGGAAAATGAAAAGGCCGTTGCCACGGTGATTACCGGACTTGAAATGGCCACGGCATCGCCTGAAGACGAAGCCATCACCCCGGTGCCCATGATGATGACGGACAGTGCCGCCCCGAATGCGGCTGCATGGGAAATGCCCAGGGTAAAAGGTGAGGCCAGAGGGTTTTTCAATACCGACTGCATGACAGCACCGGAAACGGCCAGGCCTGCGCCGCTTAAAATTGCGATCACGGTCTGGGGCAGCCGGATATTCCATACAATAAGATCAGCCTTCCGGGACGGCGCATCCAGCATTAATGTATATACTACATCAAGCAGGGGAAGTTTTACGGCCCCTTTGGACAAAGAGATGAGAAACAACCCGGCCATCAGACTGAAGAGGACGAAAAGCAACCAGGATTTTTTGCGAATATACCCGACATAGGCCTTGGGCACGGCCCCATGATCAAAGTGCATGCCCTTTATTTCGCTCCTAAATCAACCGGCTTGAATGCCTTATTCTGGAACAGGGCATCCATGTCTGCATAGACTTTGGCAGATAACAAAAAATCATAAATTTCATCTGCCTTCTTTGCCAGATCCACATCGGCAAACTGATCCGGATAAAGCACCTTTCCCACATACCAGGCATCGGCCAGGATGGAACCAAAATTCTGGGTGTACCAGTTATAGGGCAACACCCCGTATACCCGGCCATCAATCACGGCATCCAATGCCTGGAATACGGGATCTGTTTTTAATTCATAAAGCCCGCCATGACCTTCTCCCATCTGCAAGGTGGAAAGGTCCAGGAACAAAACGTCAGGATTTTCTTCCAGCAGTTTCTCTTTGGAAAACGTTGACTGAGAAAGGTTTTGCACTTTAACTTCGGAAGTCCTTGCAATGTTGCCTGCATTTACGAATTCAAAGGGTGGATAATTGGGTTCTGTGCTCAGAAATCCATGGGGGCCTTTATGGGCAATGCCGCCGACAAAACACGATTTTTTGTTTTCAATGGATGCGGTGCGATCGTTAAGCTCAGCGATCTGCTTGTTAAAAAAACCGATCAATGCCTCGGCCCGTTCTTCCCGGCCCAGGACCTGACCGATGATCCGCAGACTTTTGTAAATAATATCCCTTTGGGCGGCAAGATTGCCATATCCCAGCACCACCACCGGGATACCGGTTTTTTGTGACAATTCAACCGGATCATACCCCATGGAGGCATAGGTTTTAAAAATGACCTGGGGCGGTGTTGCAAGCCCCAAAATTTTTTCAGGATCATCGTTGCCCCTGAACTCCCCAAACACCGGCAAATTTTTGTACCGGGGATTGGCAATGGCATAGGGCCGGGCATCAAACTGTTTCCTGGCCGTTTCCATATCATCCACCGCCACTACCAACTCCTGGGCATTGAAATAGGTGATCAGGCGCAAAGCCCCCGGACCCGAACAGATGATGCGGCTGACTTGGTCCGGTACCGCAACGGTTTTACCCGTACTGTCCACAATAGTCTCTGCATTTGCCGGAAAAACGGACAAGATCAGCAACAAAAAGCCCCATAACCATAAAAATTTCGTCTTCATTTTAACTCCTTGAAATAAAAAAGCCACAACGGTCCGACGCCTTTAAAAAAGGATTTCGGTATGCCTTCGTGGCTTAAATTTTATATGTCTGGCAAAGCTTACTTCTATGGCTGCCTTCAGACAGCGTTAGGCTAATCCTAATTGAACGGACAATCATGTGTCAACAGGCGGTTACAGAATGCCGCCTTCACCATTCAGCGTTACGGCAATCACCTTTGCCCCGTACATTTCAATGAGCTTGATCTCTCCTTCGACCGTGGGCAGGCGACAGCCAAAGCCCTCCACCGTGTCAAAAAAATTTCTGAAAGGCGTATGCTGCAGGATCACCCCCTTTGCATTACCGGACACAATCAATTCCGCACCGCAGGGGCCCAAGGGATTACGCAGCGCAGACTGGCCTTCCAGAATCATGAGATCCGGATTGGATTTTTCCGCACATTCAACAATGGCCGCTTCAAGCTCTCCGCAGACAAAATCATTGGGGGTGGCATCCAAGACAAGGGCCTGCCAATCGTCATCCAGCCTTCCGCCGCACAGGGCCACCCCGATGACCGCATAATCCGGGGTTGTACCGGTGGTGTAGGTGAATGCCTTGACACTGGAAAAAATGGGAATGTCCCTTTGGATACCGTCCAGCACAACACCGGCATCCTTTCCGGCGTTGCCCTCATCAATGACGCCCATAATCGTGAACCGTTCGGTTCCCCGCACAAGACCATGGGCGGTTTTAGCATCATTGAGGTGGAACAGGCCCTTGGTCAGGACCACAGCGGTTCCCATATAAATCCGGTTAGTATGTTCTTTGTAAGTTGGGTTCATATTATTTGATCTTTTTTGTGTTAATTAGTGGAGGATTCGGACACCTATGCCAGACCGATCTGTAAGGCGCATTACGCCGTTTTCAATGACGAACCCCTCATCCACCATGTCTCTGGCAAGGTCAAGGCTTCCGTCAAGATCCAGGTACCGGGTGGCAGGGCTTGCAAAGGCGGCATGCAGGGCTGCGGCAATGCTTACACGGCTTTCGTCCATGCATCCCCACATCACGCCAATGCCGCAACGCCGGGCGATTTGGGCAATTTCAAGGCCCAGCGCAATGCCGCCGCATTTCATCAGCTTGATGTTGAATGATCCAAAGGGCCGGGGTGGATGGAGCAAGGCATAGGCGTCGGCAGGATTGTGCAGACATTCGTCAGCCATAGAAAAATTACGTTCATCTTCAGACAGCCCTGCCATGGACGCAGTCTGGTCCACATGGAGGGGCTGCTCCACAAATTCCAGGTTCGCTTCGCTTGTGCCTGCCAAAAATTTTTTATACTGATCCATGTCGTATCCCTGATTGGCGTCCACCCGGATGCGGACATCTTTACTTATGTGTGCCCTGAGGCGGCAAACCCGTTCGATGTCCTGATCCACATCCATACCTATTTTTATCTTAAGAATCCTGAATCCCCGGCCGGTATATTCGTCGGCCTCGGCCAGCATCTCGTCAAGACTTTTAATGCCGATGGTGATGGATGTGGGCATGGCGGTGTGCACCCGTCCCAGAATCTCTACCAGGGGGCGGTCCAGGGCCTTGCCCATGAGATCGTACAGGGCAATATCCATGGCGGCCATGGCGGCAGGCGTTGCCGCCATCTTTGTTTCCATGGTTTTAAGCCGGGAAACGGCATCTACCAAATCCAACCCTTCAAAAAGGAGGCAGGCCTGTTCTTTTAACACCTTCTCACAGGCATCAATACTTTCATTGGTAACATCTTCAGCCGGGGAACCGGCCCCGATGCCCACAAGCCCTGTATCCGTTTCAAGAAGAACAAACAAATTTTCCGCATGGGTGAATGTATCGTAGGCAATGGTGTAAGGGCGCGTCAATTCCAGGTTTTCCCTGGAAATTGTTACTTTTTTTATTTTCATATGATTTCACCTGATATGTTTGTTATGGTTGCATCGGGTCCCGGCAGAGGCCATGTCCATCAATCAACACACGTTTGATGACGGCGCCGGCTCCAGATTCTTGTTATTATGAAAATTATGTCAAGCGTTATCTTAAGAATACTTTAGGAAGCCATACAATGGAAAATGAAATTGTCATATACAACGGTACGCTTTTAACCATGGAACAGGGGTTGCCAGTCATTGAAAACGCCATGGTCCGTATAAAGGGGAATAAAATTGCCCAATGCGGCCCGGCTGTCCCCGGCCAAAGCTATGAAGGGGCAACCCTGATTGATGCCTGTGGCGGAATTATTATGCCCGGCTTTGTGAATGGACATACCCATACGCCCATGTCCATGTTCCGGGGGCTGGCCGACGACCTGCCCCTGGATGTCTGGCTCCATGAACATATTTTCCCTGCCGAGGCAAGGGACGTAAACCCGGAATCCGTAGCGCAATGGGCGGCCCACTCCTGCCGGGAAATGCTGGCCGGCGGCATCACCACATGCTGCGACGGTTATTTTTTTGAAAGCCATGCGGCACAGGCCATGGCAGCCACCGGTATCCGGGCCGTGGCCGGACAGGGCGTGATTGACTACCCTGCCCCAGGCGTTCCTGATCCGTCCAACAATATAGGTCTTGCAAAGGAATTTATCGAACGTACCCGGCCCCTCTCCCCCCGGGTGACCCCCTCGGTTTTCTGCCACTCACCCTACACCTGCTCAAAACAGACACTTGTTGCAGGAAAAACCCTTGCCCGGGACCATGGGGTTCTGTTCCAAATCCATGCGGCAGAGACCCGGGCCGAACCGGGTATGATCAAAGGCAACAACGATCTGTCCGTAATCGCTTATCTGGACAACCTGGGCATCCTTGATCCGGACACCCTTTTAGTCCACTGCGTGTGGGTGGATGAAAAGGATATTGAAATCATTGCCAAACGGGGGTGCGGAGTAATCCACTGCCCGGAATCCAATATGAAACTGGCATCCGGGGTAGCACCGGTACCGGACATGACCGCCGCCGGTCTGACTGTAGGTCTTGGCACGGACGGGTGCGCATCCAACAACGATCAGGATATGTTTTCCGAAATGGACACAGCGGCCAAACTGCATAAGGCGGTGCGCCTGGATCCCTGCGTCATGGATGCCCGAACCTGTCTGAAAATGGCCACCATTGACGGGGCAAAGGCCCTGGGAATGGGTGATGTCACAGGTTCCATACGTCCGGGGAAGGCTGCGGACATCATTGTAGTGGACACAACCGGTCTTCACATGACCCCCATGCATGACCCTTATTCAGGGATCGTCTATGCAGCAAGGGCTTCGGATGTCCTTTTGGTGATGGTGGACGGCAACGTACGCTTTGAAAAATAGGATACCGACCCAGTCATTGGAACCGGACAGGCGGGTAAATCTGGAGACACTTTACCTATTTGGGTAAATCTGGGGACACTTTACCTATTTATTGACAAAAGTTAGATGACATGCTTAACTTCATCTCATGGCACGAATGGCAAGAGCAGTGGCGCCGGGTTTCCCCCATCACATTACACAAAGGGGAAATAGAAGGCAGCAGACATTTTTCAGGGATCAGGACTTTAAAGCCTATCTGGCTTTGATGGCGGAATGGTGTTTGAACTATAAGGTTGATATATGGGCCTATTGCCTGATGCCCAATCACATTCACCTTATCGCAGTTCCTGAAACCAAGGATGGATTAAATCTGGCCGTCGGGGAGGCACACCGGCGATATACGAGAATGATCAATTTCAGGGAAGGCTGGCGCGGTCATCTATGGCAGGGGAGGTTCGCATCATTTATCATGGAAGAAAGTTACTTGCTGGCATGCACGAGGTATATTGAGTATAATCCTGTCCGTGCCGGTCTGGTAAAACGTCCTGAGGATTGGAAATGGAGCAGCGCCGGGGCACATATGGATGAGAAGGATGACATTCTTGTCAAAACAAGACCTTTGCTTGAAATTGTTAACACATCCTGGGTAGATTTTTTATCCTCTGACATTAAAGAATCTGAAATCGAATTGTTCAGAAAGCATGAACGTAACGGCCGACCGTTGGGAAAAACGACTTTTGTAAAGCAATTGGAGACTATTTTAAACAGACGACTCAGACCAAAGAAGCCAGGCCGGAAGAAAAATGCGTAAGGTGTCCCCAGATTGATGTCCCCAGATTGACATATCCAAAGGCACATCAAGATCAAAAGCGATGCAAATCCTTTTGACCCGGATCATCAACAATACTTCCGGGCAAGACGGGTAAAGCCAAAGGTCATTCCCGTCACAGTGGCCGAGAAAATATGTAATGGAATAACTGTAAATTTCAGCATAGGCAAGAGAAAACAGCCGGGCGGCCCTGCAAGGCTTAGCCTTAGAAATGCTTGAGCCGTATGACGGGAAACTGTCACGTACGGTTCTGAGGGGGGAAAGGAACTGGAAAGTTCCTGACCTACCCGATCTCTAATATCCACGGTCAAAAAGGGAACTTTAGACATGGAACAACGAATAAGCGTTGTGACAATAGGCGTCACCAACTTGGCTCTTTCACAAAGATTTTACGAGAAAGGGTTGGGGTGGACTATCGGTTCTACGGCTGAGCAAATCAAATTTTTTCAACTTAATGGATTGATTTTTGCGCTTTATCCAATAGATGCGTTAGCTGAAGATGCGCAAGTCCCAAATACAAATAAACGAACAGATTTTTCGGGGGTAACACTTGCATATTGTGCCCGATCCAAAGAAGAGGTTAACGAAGTCCTTAGGCGGGCAGAAAATGCAGGGGCTCGTATAACCAAACCTGCGCAGGATGTTTTTTGGGGTGGATACTCCGGGTATTTCGCTGACCCAGATGATCATCTTTGGGAAGTTGCATACAATCCGTTCTGGAGAATAGATGAGAAAGGCAATGTATTCTTGGAAGCCCCTTAGTGTGTCAGGATTGTGCCCAACGAATAAGGATAGATCGTGTGAGGAACGAACCACGATCTTATCCGATTGTTGAACAAGCCCGGCCCAAATGAGCCGGGTTTCCATATATATGAAAATATCTTTTTGGGGATTAAGGATCTGTAAATCGGGGGGCTAAATCGGGGTAGAGTAGGAGCCAGGGCGCGTAGCCCAGGCTCCCCTCATCAAACCGTGCATACGGTTTTCCCGTACACGGCTTTCCGATGTTCTTCATTGTAAGGCTTACGCCCTTTTCCATTTTGCGTAAGTTGGAATTCTATACAAATACAACTTGTTGTAAAGAAAATCTGTAGAGAACCGTTTATACCCATTTGTCCGGGTACGAACTTTATGCCGTATACATAAATGTTTACGGACCCTTTCTTCGGTAAACCATTTGACCCGAGCCAACACTTTCGTGCTGTGCTTATAATGGAAATAGGCTGACCATCCTTGGATCGCATAGTTGATCTCATCAATCAAATTTGGCACCGACACCGGTGTCCTGCGGCGGTGAGTTAGTCTTTTCACCGTAGCCTTGATACGCTCTTCCGAGCGTTTGGATGGTTCAGTATGCGGATACCACTTCCCGCTTCGGGGACTGCGTCTCATTTGAAATCGAAACCCAAGGAAATCAAAGCTGTCTTGATAGGCATTGACTATCTTGGTCTTCTGATCATTCATCTTGAGTCCACATCTATCCAGAACCATCTTTACCATTTGTATAGATGTGTCTGTTTTACCTTTACAGAGTATCACACGTCGAGTAGCCCGAGGGAACCGCCCCCTCAGGCTCTCACAGAATCGGACGTGAACGTCTCCGCTCATCCGGCTCCTATTGACCAGCCTATGCATAGAGCAATCGCCAATGGGCAAACAAATTTGGCTGTCTTCGTGCAATTCGTTCCAGCCATTGACTTGCCCTTCTTCGATGTCCTCTAAAACGTTTGTATTTCCTTGTTGCCCAAATCACCAATCGGCGATCAAGACACCTTAAGGCCGGGTATAACGCAGATTTATAAAACCTGCCATAATAGTTAATCCAGCCTTGAATGACAGGATTGAACATTTGGGCTAAATCCTCCAGGCTCTTGTCGCTGCGCCTGGGCCAATTCCACTTTCGTGAGGTTTGTCGAATTGCTTTTGCTGCTTTATTGCTTATGGCAGGAGAGAAATTAATGAAGAATTTTCCCCATCGGCTTTTTGATCTTCGAGCACGAAAAGTATAACCCAGAAAATCAAAGCTTGTCAGGGAATAATCCTTTTGCCGGTCTGTATCCTTGCAGTAGACGATTTTTGTCTTTTCCGGATGCAGTTCCAGCCCCACACTCTCCATTCGCTCGTTCAGCTTTCTCAGCAAATATTCTGCCTGGGCAAGGCTTTTACAATGGCAGACTGCATCATCCGCATAGCGTTCAAACGGTATGGTCGGATATTCCCTCTCCATCCAGTTGTCGAATGCATAATGCAAAAAGAGATTAGCCAGCAAGGGACTGATAACACCGCCTTGCGGGGTTCCCTTCTTTGGATAGAATAGTGTGCGATCTGTCATCATCACCGGGGCTTTCAGCCACCGTTCTATATACAGAATCACCCACTTGATATCCGTGTGATACCGAACTGCTCTCATCAAAAGATCATGATCAATATTATCGAAGGAACACACGACACACTACCCACCTCGACGGTTTTCCGCCTAAAGTAACGATAACAAAAAATCTTCATCCATTGGAGGGGAAAGCCCTTGATGTCCTCAGTTGGCTTCACAGAAATGGGATTTTACATTTGACCCTGGTTTTACCTGATGGCACGAGATCCTATATACCTGCTGATTGGACAAATCTGGGCGACATTTGCCCCCAATTCAAAGCAACAGACAACCGGAAACAGACGGATCTAATTGCCTCAAGATCGAACTTACTACAGGTACGGAAGATAGTAGATACCCTCCTCTCAAAAATATATCCTTCAAAGCATAAGTCTGAAACCGCTTTAAAGGAGGGACATAACCATGCAAAAGCAATTGGAACTTTGGCCCGATCAGGAGGAGCAGAAAACTCAAGAAATCTGGAACAATCTCAATCTTCAACAGAAGAAAAAAATCATAACCATTCTATCACGTCTTGTCAGCAAATGTGTCTACTTGAAAAAAACAAATCAAACCAGGGAGGCGGATCATGATGAATAATCAAAAAATTAAGCCGGACCACTTGCAACGGACCGCCTATATTTATATCAGACAGTCAACCGCCGCCCAAGTCGAATTTAATCGAGAATCCACTGAAAGGCAGTACAAACTCAAGGACAGAGCAGTTGATCTGGGCTGGACAGAACGACAAATTCGAATAATTGATCAAGATTTGGCTCAATCCGGTTCCAGTACTTCACAACGTAAAGGTTTTGGTGAAATGATCTCAGAAGTCGCCCTTGGAAAAGTTGGTTTGATCCTGTCCATTGAGGTATCAAGGGTTGCACGGAACAACTCTGATTGGTACAGATTACTTGATCTGTGCAGCGTAACCAACACACTTATCGGCGACAGTGACGGTCTCTACCATCCGGGGCTTTTTAATGACAGACTTTTACTGGGCATGAAAGGTACTATGGCCGAGGCAGAACTTCATGTCATTCGAGCCAGATTAGAAGGTGGTATCCGGAATAAAGCTGCCAAAGGGGAATTGCGCCGGGGGCTGCCGGTCGGCTTTATCTGGGGTGATCAGGATGGAGAAGTTTTAATGCATCCCGATCAGGCCGTTACCGGAGCCATTCATACTGTTTTTGAAAAATTTACGCATATGGGGTCTGTCCGGCAAGTATGGCTATGGTTTCGATCAAACAAATTACTATTTCCGTTGCAAACCATCCTTCTTCCGGAAATTAAATGGGTGACGGCCAGCTACCATGCAATCCATTCTGTTATGACGAATCCTGTATATGCCGGGGCTTATACCTATGGTAAAACAAAACAAGAATGCGTTATCGACGAAACCGGCCAGGTTAAAAAACGAACCAAGCGGTTACCTCAATCCCAATGGGCGGTATTAATCCATGACCATCACAAGGGGTTTATCGACTGGAAGACCTATGAAATGAATCAAGCCCGAATTGCTAAAAATACTCGGCCGGTACCTCATAAAACCACTGGTGCCGTCAGAGAAGGAGCGGCTTTGTTGCAAGGACTTGCCACCTGTGGGAAATGTGGACGTAGGCTTAAAGTATATTACCAAGGAAAGAACTCCAGCCCCGGATACTATTGTGCTGCCAATAACATTGTAGAAGGCCGGGCAAAATACTGCATGCGTGTCGGAGGTGTAAAAATTGACACCGTAGTTGCCGACGCCTTCTTGAATACGATTACACCTGCTGCCATGGATGCAATCTTGCTCGCCGAAAAGAACATTAAAACTGAACATGACGCAGCTTTAAATCAATGGCGGTTACATATTGAACGGCTTCAATATGAAGCAGATAGAGCAGAACGTCGTTTCCAAGCAGTAGAGCCGGAAAATCGTCTGGTTGCCCGCACTCTTGAGAATCAATGGGAAACATGTCTTCACCAACTTCAGGCTGCAAAAAATGAATTTGAACAATGTCAAAGACAACGGCCAGAAGCGCTAACACCTGAACAACGTGATCATATCCATACACTCAGTAAAGACATAAAGCTGGTTTGGCAGGCTCCAACGACGACGTACCGGGACAAAAAAGAATTGCTTCAAATTTTATTGCAAGAGGTAAATATCAGTGTGGATCGCACCCTGAATACTGCCCACCTGATTATACGATGGCAGACAGATGCAGTTACTGAAATTGATATGAACCTTCCTAAAAGAAATTCTCCAACGATCCGAACCGCACAAGACACTATTGATCTTGTGCGCCGTCTTGCAGTTCATTATAATGATGCAATGATTGCTGGTATTTTAAACAGGCAGGGCAGACAGACCGCCCGGGGTCATAGGTTTACAGCAAATAGGGTTGGTAATCTACGTCGGCACTGGAATATTCCCAAATTTGATCCAACGAGTGTTTCTCCTGATGAAGGTGAACTGGTAACCGTTCAAAAAGCAGCTGAAATTCTTGACGTCGCCTCTGGAACAGTCCACCGTTGGCTCTTAGACGGCTTTATTGCCGGAGAGCAAATCACACCAGGAGCCCCGTGGCGTATTCGGATGACAGAGGATTTAAAATCCCGCTTCGTTCAACAGCCTCCCGAGGGTTATGTCACCATGAAAGAGGCTAAAAAATTACTCGGTGTCTCACGCCAAACGGTATTGCATCGTGTAAAATCCGGCAAGCTACCTGCTGTCCATGTGCGCAAAGGAAAACAAATGGGTTTATATATCAAGGTGATAGACAAACAGATGGATCTTTTTAATCAACTTTCATGAAAGGATGTGCAGTATGACGATGGCTCCAAAAAGCCTTTAATATCAAGATCCAATACCCAGTCATACTCCCAACAATTCTTCCGGGCTTTGCCGACTGCATCCAAGGCAGATTTCCCTGGTCGATAGCCATAAGAATCCGGATGGAAATGTTTTTCCAGTTCCGGCTCCAATTGCTGCTTGACTATCTGTTGAGCGATTCTGTCCGACACTGTCGGTATTCCCAGCGGTCTCATTCGACCGTCTCCCTTGGGTATTTCCACCCTCAGTACCGGAGGGGGGAAATAACTGCCCGAGGACATCCGATTCCAGAGCTTGTATAGATTGTCCTT
Above is a window of uncultured Desulfobacter sp. DNA encoding:
- a CDS encoding ABC transporter ATP-binding protein — its product is MILTVNQIDFKYKSLKILEDISFSIPRGEITVILGPNGVGKTTLLKCLNKILSPSTGRIHVKGQPLKAMDIRQIAKEISYVAQYNEAGKITVFDAVLMGRYPHMRFTATKEDLRKVGSVLEHLNLTHMALKNLYELSGGELQQVAIARALVQETDILLLDEPTSSLDLKNQTRILTLVRGIVQNHNLAVIMTMHDLNSALRYADQYICLKNHTVFGAGKIQDIRSGLLTKVYGLPVEIIRHKGYPLVVPVEDASQAA
- a CDS encoding iron ABC transporter permease encodes the protein MHFDHGAVPKAYVGYIRKKSWLLFVLFSLMAGLFLISLSKGAVKLPLLDVVYTLMLDAPSRKADLIVWNIRLPQTVIAILSGAGLAVSGAVMQSVLKNPLASPFTLGISHAAAFGAALSVIIMGTGVMASSSGDAVAISSPVITVATAFSFSILTALVIIFIAGRKGASPQVMVLTGVALGSLFTAGTMLLQFFADDVQLAAMVFWTFGDLARADWNDIALVAPVVVALLCFFLVKSRDYNGMALGDESAKGIGIRVEWVRLSGMLAASLMTALIISFVGIISFVGLAAPHIVRRIIGDDHRFLLPASILAGALILLAADMTARLVMLPHVLPVSIFTAFLGAPVFIYLIIKGNPR
- a CDS encoding iron ABC transporter substrate-binding protein → MKTKFLWLWGFLLLILSVFPANAETIVDSTGKTVAVPDQVSRIICSGPGALRLITYFNAQELVVAVDDMETARKQFDARPYAIANPRYKNLPVFGEFRGNDDPEKILGLATPPQVIFKTYASMGYDPVELSQKTGIPVVVLGYGNLAAQRDIIYKSLRIIGQVLGREERAEALIGFFNKQIAELNDRTASIENKKSCFVGGIAHKGPHGFLSTEPNYPPFEFVNAGNIARTSEVKVQNLSQSTFSKEKLLEENPDVLFLDLSTLQMGEGHGGLYELKTDPVFQALDAVIDGRVYGVLPYNWYTQNFGSILADAWYVGKVLYPDQFADVDLAKKADEIYDFLLSAKVYADMDALFQNKAFKPVDLGAK
- a CDS encoding DUF1611 domain-containing protein, which gives rise to MNPTYKEHTNRIYMGTAVVLTKGLFHLNDAKTAHGLVRGTERFTIMGVIDEGNAGKDAGVVLDGIQRDIPIFSSVKAFTYTTGTTPDYAVIGVALCGGRLDDDWQALVLDATPNDFVCGELEAAIVECAEKSNPDLMILEGQSALRNPLGPCGAELIVSGNAKGVILQHTPFRNFFDTVEGFGCRLPTVEGEIKLIEMYGAKVIAVTLNGEGGIL
- a CDS encoding dipeptide epimerase; this translates as MKIKKVTISRENLELTRPYTIAYDTFTHAENLFVLLETDTGLVGIGAGSPAEDVTNESIDACEKVLKEQACLLFEGLDLVDAVSRLKTMETKMAATPAAMAAMDIALYDLMGKALDRPLVEILGRVHTAMPTSITIGIKSLDEMLAEADEYTGRGFRILKIKIGMDVDQDIERVCRLRAHISKDVRIRVDANQGYDMDQYKKFLAGTSEANLEFVEQPLHVDQTASMAGLSEDERNFSMADECLHNPADAYALLHPPRPFGSFNIKLMKCGGIALGLEIAQIARRCGIGVMWGCMDESRVSIAAALHAAFASPATRYLDLDGSLDLARDMVDEGFVIENGVMRLTDRSGIGVRILH
- a CDS encoding amidohydrolase → MENEIVIYNGTLLTMEQGLPVIENAMVRIKGNKIAQCGPAVPGQSYEGATLIDACGGIIMPGFVNGHTHTPMSMFRGLADDLPLDVWLHEHIFPAEARDVNPESVAQWAAHSCREMLAGGITTCCDGYFFESHAAQAMAATGIRAVAGQGVIDYPAPGVPDPSNNIGLAKEFIERTRPLSPRVTPSVFCHSPYTCSKQTLVAGKTLARDHGVLFQIHAAETRAEPGMIKGNNDLSVIAYLDNLGILDPDTLLVHCVWVDEKDIEIIAKRGCGVIHCPESNMKLASGVAPVPDMTAAGLTVGLGTDGCASNNDQDMFSEMDTAAKLHKAVRLDPCVMDARTCLKMATIDGAKALGMGDVTGSIRPGKAADIIVVDTTGLHMTPMHDPYSGIVYAARASDVLLVMVDGNVRFEK
- a CDS encoding transposase, whose amino-acid sequence is MARAVAPGFPHHITQRGNRRQQTFFRDQDFKAYLALMAEWCLNYKVDIWAYCLMPNHIHLIAVPETKDGLNLAVGEAHRRYTRMINFREGWRGHLWQGRFASFIMEESYLLACTRYIEYNPVRAGLVKRPEDWKWSSAGAHMDEKDDILVKTRPLLEIVNTSWVDFLSSDIKESEIELFRKHERNGRPLGKTTFVKQLETILNRRLRPKKPGRKKNA
- a CDS encoding VOC family protein; the encoded protein is MEQRISVVTIGVTNLALSQRFYEKGLGWTIGSTAEQIKFFQLNGLIFALYPIDALAEDAQVPNTNKRTDFSGVTLAYCARSKEEVNEVLRRAENAGARITKPAQDVFWGGYSGYFADPDDHLWEVAYNPFWRIDEKGNVFLEAP
- a CDS encoding group II intron maturase-specific domain-containing protein, which codes for MHRLVNRSRMSGDVHVRFCESLRGRFPRATRRVILCKGKTDTSIQMVKMVLDRCGLKMNDQKTKIVNAYQDSFDFLGFRFQMRRSPRSGKWYPHTEPSKRSEERIKATVKRLTHRRRTPVSVPNLIDEINYAIQGWSAYFHYKHSTKVLARVKWFTEERVRKHLCIRHKVRTRTNGYKRFSTDFLYNKLYLYRIPTYAKWKRA
- a CDS encoding reverse transcriptase domain-containing protein, with the protein product MCSFDNIDHDLLMRAVRYHTDIKWVILYIERWLKAPVMMTDRTLFYPKKGTPQGGVISPLLANLFLHYAFDNWMEREYPTIPFERYADDAVCHCKSLAQAEYLLRKLNERMESVGLELHPEKTKIVYCKDTDRQKDYSLTSFDFLGYTFRARRSKSRWGKFFINFSPAISNKAAKAIRQTSRKWNWPRRSDKSLEDLAQMFNPVIQGWINYYGRFYKSALYPALRCLDRRLVIWATRKYKRFRGHRRRASQWLERIARRQPNLFAHWRLLYA